Proteins encoded in a region of the Neoarius graeffei isolate fNeoGra1 chromosome 3, fNeoGra1.pri, whole genome shotgun sequence genome:
- the LOC132883472 gene encoding striatin-like, which yields MDEHAGPGVFFNNNNNSVLQSGGAGKSAVAEGSGAEAGRAQYSIPGILHFLQHEWARFELERAQWELERAELQAQVAFLHGERKGQENLKKDLVRRIKMLEYALKQERAKFHKLKYGTELNQGDMKPPSYDSDEGNEKDAPGSLNNQLSWKQGRQLLRQYLQEVGYTDTILDVKSQRVKALLGLMGDSSRPNQEPLINGTDSAPKGANTGKAELSESSAVLEAFKFIESATAEFSDEDDDEDSDGRERTIVDSRTIVRKKPSSSSFSPTADVCDDLDTEDALKDFDFLSTTEDMDTSPESRSAGDGTDWEKDKQQHGTSEAWDVDQGLITKLKEQYRKERKGKKGVKRPNRTKLQDMLANLRENEDASPLQSSVSPPSRPNANRFIEHDSSHTDEVEAITFPPSSGKSFIMGGEVTVDSGELGLGELAGLTVANEADNLAYDIANNKDALRKTWNPKFSLRSHFDAIRGLAFHPTEPVLITASEDHTLKMWNLQKTTPVKKNASLDVEPIYTFRAHRGAVLCVVMNNTGEQCYSGGVDGTIQCWNTPSSNIDPYDSYQPCVLRGALSGHTDAVCGLVHSSAHQRLLSCSADGTVRLWNASSAVMEPAIAVFNENKELGVASSVDLVCSEPAYMVTSFTNGKIGLFNMETQQLVQSIKSTTESGASCQINKVLSHPTLPITITAQEDRHIKFYDNNTGKSIHSMVAHLDAVTSLAVDPNGLYLMSGSHDCSIRLWNLESKTCIQEFTAHRKKFDESIHDVAFHPSKCYIASAGADSLAKVFV from the exons gccCAGGTTGCGTTCCTGCATGGCGAGAGAAAAGGCCAGGAGAACCTGAAAAAGGACTTGGTGAGGAGGATCAAGATGCTGGAGTATGCGCTGAAGCAGGAAAG GGCGAAGTTCCACAAGTTAAAATATGGAACGGAGTTGAATCAAGGTGACATGAAGCCGCCAAGCTACGACTCCG ATGAAGGGAACGAGAAGGATGCTCCTGGCTCCTTGAACAATCAGCTGTCGTGGAAACAGGGCCGACAGCTCCTCAGACA gtacctGCAGGAGGTGGGCTACACGGACACTATCCTGGACGTGAAGTCTCAGAGAGTGAAGGCTCTGCTGGGGCTGATGGGAGACTCCAGCCGGCCCAATCAGGAGCCTCTGATCAACGGCACGGACTCTGCGCCTAAAGGAGCAAACACAGG gaAAGCGGAGCTGTCAGAGTCGAGCGCTGTGCTCGAAGCATTTAAGTTCATTGAAAGTGCCACTGCTGAGTTCagtgatgaggatgatgatgaggacAGCGACGGTAGAGAGAGGACTATCGTCGATTCACGAACG ATTGTGAGGAAGAAGCCGTCCTCGTCCTCTTTCTCTCCGACTGCTGATGTGTGTGATGACCTTGACACTGAGGACGCGCTGAAGGACTTTGACTTCCTGTCTACTACTGAGGACATGGACACGTCACCGGAGTCCAGGAGTGCTGGAGACGGTACAGACTggg AGAAGGACAAGCAGCAGCATGGCACATCTGAGGCCTGGGACGTGGATCAGGGTCTGATTACCAAACTCAAGGAGCAATACAGAAAGGAGCGCAAAGGCAAAAAGGGGGTGAAGA GACCGAACCGCACTAAGCTGCAGGACATGTTGGCTAATCTGAGAGAGAACGAGGATGCGAGTCCACTGCAGTCGTCAGTCAGTCCGCCGTCTCGACCCAATGCCAACCGCTTCATCGAACACGACAGCAGCCACACTGACgaag tggaGGCCATCACGTTCCCTCCGTCCTCGGGGAAGTCCTTCATCATGGGAGGAGAGGTCACAGTGGACTCGGGGGAGCTGGGTCTGGGAGAACTCGCAGGACTCACTGTCGCCAACGAAGCCGACAACCTCGCTTACgac ATTGCTAATAATAAAGACGCCCTGCGTAAGACGTGGAACCCGAAGTTCTCCCTGCGCAGTCACTTCGACGCCATTCGCGGCCTGGCGTTCCACCCCACCGAGCCAGTTCTCATCACGGCCTCTGAAGATCACACGCTCAAGATGTGGAACCTGCAAAAAACGACGCCTGTTAAAAA GAATGCCTCACTGGATGTGGAACCTATTTATACGTTCAGGGCTCATAG GGGTGCAGTGCTATGTGTGGTGATGAATAACACAGGAGAGCAGTGCTACAGTGGCGGAGTGGACGGCACCATTCAGTGCTGGAACACACCCAGCTCCAACATCGACCCCTATGACTCCTATC AGCCGTGTGTCCTGCGTGGGGCGCTGTCTGGACATACAGATGCGGTCTGTGGTCTGGTACACAGCAGCGCACACCAGCGCCTCCTGTCCTGCTCAGCTGATGGCACGGTGCGGTTATGGAACGCCTCCAGTGCAGTTATGGAGCCGGCCATCGCAGTGTTCAACGAGAACAAGG AGTTGGGCGTGGCCTCTTCAGTGGATCTGGTGTGCAGTGAACCCGCCTACATGGTCACCTCCTTCACTAACGGCAAGATCGGCCTCTTCAACATGGAGACACAACAACTCGTGCAGAGCATTAAGTCTACTACTGAGTCTg GTGCGTCCTGTCAGATTAACAAAGTGCTGAGTCACCCGACTCTCCCCATCACCATCACGGCTCAGGAGGACCGCCACATCAAGTTCTACGACAACAACACGG GAAAATCCATCCACTCCATGGTGGCCCATTTGGACGCCGTTACGAGCCTTGCTGTGGATCCGAACGGACTGTATTTGATGTCTGGAA GCCACGACTGCTCCATCCGCCTGTGGAACCTTGAGAGCAAGACCTGCATCCAGGAGTTCACGGCGCACCGCAAGAAGTTTGACGAGTCCATCCATGACGTGGCGTTCCATCCTTCCAAGTGCTACATCGCCAGCGCTGGAGCCGACTCCCTCGCCAAGGTCTTCGTATGA